The following are from one region of the Phormidium sp. PBR-2020 genome:
- the rpmJ gene encoding 50S ribosomal protein L36 yields the protein MKVRASVRKMCEKCRVIRRRGRVMVICTNPKHKQRQG from the coding sequence ATGAAAGTTCGAGCATCAGTCCGCAAAATGTGCGAAAAGTGTCGCGTGATCCGACGACGCGGACGCGTCATGGTGATCTGCACCAACCCCAAACACAAACAACGTCAGGGCTAA
- the infA gene encoding translation initiation factor IF-1, with protein sequence MAKQDLIEMEGTVTESLPNAMFRVDLDNGFNVLAHISGKIRRNYIKILPGDRVKVELTPYDLEKGRITYRLRKK encoded by the coding sequence GTGGCTAAACAAGACCTAATTGAGATGGAAGGAACTGTAACCGAGTCCCTTCCTAATGCGATGTTTCGAGTGGATCTCGATAACGGCTTTAACGTTCTTGCCCATATTTCTGGGAAGATTCGCCGCAATTACATCAAGATTCTGCCCGGCGATCGCGTCAAAGTCGAATTGACTCCCTATGACCTAGAAAAAGGCCGCATCACCTACCGGTTGCGGAAAAAATAA
- a CDS encoding adenylate kinase: protein MRLIFLGPPGAGKGTQAQRVSQRLGIPHISTGDILRQAVANQTPLGQKAKSYMDRGDLVPDDLILGLVRERLQQDDAQSGWILDGFPRNLSQAKFLDELLAEIHQSCDRAVNFTVSDDDIVQRLGARGRQDDKEETIRHRLTVYRQATAPLIEFYEQQSRLLSVDGSQEMDAVTEYLSQGLAA from the coding sequence ATGCGTTTGATTTTTTTGGGACCGCCGGGGGCGGGGAAAGGCACACAGGCTCAACGGGTTTCTCAGCGTTTGGGAATCCCCCACATCTCTACTGGGGATATTCTCCGCCAGGCGGTTGCCAATCAAACGCCCTTGGGACAGAAGGCTAAATCCTATATGGACCGTGGGGATTTGGTTCCCGATGATTTGATTTTAGGGTTAGTACGGGAGAGGCTACAACAGGATGATGCTCAATCGGGCTGGATTTTGGATGGCTTTCCCCGTAATTTGTCTCAGGCGAAGTTTTTGGATGAGTTGTTGGCTGAGATTCATCAAAGCTGCGATCGCGCGGTGAATTTCACGGTTTCTGATGATGACATTGTGCAGCGGCTGGGGGCCCGGGGTCGTCAGGATGACAAGGAGGAGACGATTCGTCACCGCCTGACGGTCTATCGCCAGGCGACGGCTCCCCTGATTGAGTTCTATGAACAGCAGTCGCGTTTGCTATCCGTTGATGGAAGCCAAGAGATGGATGCTGTTACAGAATATCTCAGCCAAGGATTGGCGGCGTGA
- the rpsM gene encoding 30S ribosomal protein S13, translating into MARIAGVDLPRDKRIEIGLTYIYGIGLKRSQAILAATGVNPDTRVKDLSDSDVASLRQHIEETYQIEGDLRRWETMNVKRLVDIGCYRGRRHRMGLPVRGQRTRTNGRTRRGTRRTVAGKKKPGLKK; encoded by the coding sequence ATGGCACGGATTGCAGGAGTTGACCTCCCCCGCGACAAACGCATTGAAATTGGACTGACCTATATTTACGGCATTGGCCTGAAGCGATCGCAAGCGATCCTAGCGGCCACCGGAGTAAACCCCGACACCCGCGTCAAAGACCTCAGCGACAGTGACGTGGCCAGCCTGCGGCAGCATATTGAAGAGACCTACCAAATCGAAGGGGATTTGCGTCGTTGGGAAACGATGAACGTCAAACGACTCGTCGATATTGGCTGTTATCGTGGTCGCCGTCATCGGATGGGACTTCCCGTCCGGGGACAACGGACTCGCACCAACGGTCGGACTCGTCGCGGAACCCGCCGCACCGTGGCTGGGAAGAAAAAACCCGGCTTGAAAAAATAA